CCAGCAACACCCGGCCGCTGCCCAGATCGGCGTATTGCGGCAGGAAGGCGAGGTTGTAATCGTAGAGCCGGCCCTGTTCGAACAGGCCGAGTCGATAGCTGATGCAGCGTCCGTCCAGCTCCAGCATCACCACACGCACCCGATCCGAAGCGGCGAGGGCGGTGAAGGCGTTTTCCATGCAACGGCGGCTGCGCTCGCTGGCAAAGATCCCGACGCCTTCGTCGCCTTTCCAGCTCACTGCTTCGACTTCGCTGATGGCCTGTAGCAACGGACCCATGCTGGTTGCGTCGGGAATGATCCGCCGGACCTCGGCACCGCACGTGGCAATCCGCTTGCGCGCCCGACGCAGTTTGTAGCGCGGGTCGCCCGAGACTTCCTGGCGGTCGGCGTCGCTGATCAGGTGCACCGGCACCCGGCAGCTCAAGCGACGCTCGCCGGTGGAGCTGTGGGCCATCCATTCGGTGAGCACGCTTTCGTCGCCGACAGGTTCCGCGATTTCGTTGAGTTGCAGCAGGGCGTGGGGTACTCGCTGGCGAATCAGCCGCAGGGCCTGACGCATGTCTTCGGCGTTCAGCAGTGATAACAACGCCAGGCGATCGGCAAGCGGATAACCCAGGTGATGCACCACCCGAAACGGCAAACCGAAAAACCTTTCACGGCTCGCCACCAGCGGCAGGCACAGGCGCAATTCGTCTGCTTCCCAACCCAGCAATACGTGCAGCCGCTCGTGCGCATCGAGCGCCTGCTCTGCCGCACACAGCCAGTCGAGGCTGTTGAACGGCGTGTGATCCGTCACCCGCAGTCGCAGCGCTTCATA
The window above is part of the Pseudomonas fluorescens genome. Proteins encoded here:
- a CDS encoding GNAT family N-acetyltransferase, whose protein sequence is MAQFEWRTSLCAPDFPAAAYEALRLRVTDHTPFNSLDWLCAAEQALDAHERLHVLLGWEADELRLCLPLVASRERFFGLPFRVVHHLGYPLADRLALLSLLNAEDMRQALRLIRQRVPHALLQLNEIAEPVGDESVLTEWMAHSSTGERRLSCRVPVHLISDADRQEVSGDPRYKLRRARKRIATCGAEVRRIIPDATSMGPLLQAISEVEAVSWKGDEGVGIFASERSRRCMENAFTALAASDRVRVVMLELDGRCISYRLGLFEQGRLYDYNLAFLPQYADLGSGRVLLEEWIRWGLDDNWRWIDASRVSLENSSHQLHERMTGQLEHWRWSFYSWRPSGLLLGLGLRVWHRLKPALQQWRAKRATAKAAVIATPVINPTKEGEHASPSHSQR